A region from the Malus domestica chromosome 07, GDT2T_hap1 genome encodes:
- the LOC103420713 gene encoding uncharacterized protein isoform X2, protein MPPRRDPRRAAEPNFPDITQLGAAMAQAFQANIRPPQRTPVETMYNLKLETFEGNEGYEGAEKWLDRIEQTFQVMQSQGNLPANRWVETTTWFLGREPAAWWINQSRHMTPERAAEWEVFKENFMKRFVPPEYIDRKKQEFTSLKQRNMSAHEYYRKFTDLSRYDSDLAGNQAEMLRRFKLGSKKKYRTFANALPCADYHEYFEILVRMEDSDNLPDSEDEEDKGNGQKKNEKGKGVSIPGPRQTQNFKKSGMSSSSSSGGFSATGPRRGGGRFGNGPRFSGQRGFGNTGSSGPPLCRRCNFRHHGECRRSSGACFTCGQTGHRAMYCPQNQQRPQQPVMPTSAPTQQNFNSGSYGQGGRGGAYHYQGDAAPYAPGQYHYSQDPYFQSGYSQDQGGYTSYPSMPASGSQWYQGGQPQQSGVAASSTGSFRPPAQAGQGRTHQGRGNQSGRGRGGRQPAQGRVNHISLQDAQNHPDLIMGSS, encoded by the coding sequence atgccgcctcgtagagatccTCGCCGTGCTGCTGAGCCTAATTTCCCCGATATAACTCAGTTAGGGGCAGCAATGGCTCAAGCTTTTCAGGCTAATATCCGTCCTCCTCAGAGAACGCCCGTAGAGACGATGTATAATCTGAAATTGGAAACTTTTGAGGGAAATGAAGGTTATGAAGGGGCAGAAAAGTGGTTGGATCGAATTGAGCAGACCTTTCAAGTGATGCAAAGTCAGGGAAACCTGCCAGCTAATAGATGGGTGGAGACCACCACCTGGTTTTTGGGCCGTGAGCCAGCTGCGTGGTGGATAAATCAGTCGAGGCACATGACTCCTGAAAGGGCAGCCGAATGGGAGGTatttaaagaaaattttatgaagagatttgtTCCTCCGGAATATATAGATCGCAAGAAACAGGAATTCACCAGTCTGAAGCAGAGAAATATGTCTGCACATGAGTACTACAGGAAGTTTACTGATTTATCCCGTTATGATTCTGATTTAGCGGGTAATCAAGCAGAAATGCTTCGTCGTTTCAAGCTAGGATCTAAGAAGAAGTACAGAACGTTTGCCAATGCACTTCCCTGTGCCGATTATCATGAGTATTTTGAGATTCTGGTCAGGATGGAAGACTCTGATAATCTTCCGGACAGTGAGGATGAAGAGGATAAGGGTAATGgtcagaagaaaaatgagaaaggtAAAGGTGTTTCCATTCCAGGACCTCGTCAGACgcagaatttcaagaaaagtggaaTGAGTTCGAGTTCTTCCAGTGGTGGATTTAGTGCCACAGGTCCGAGGAGAGGAGGTGGTAGGTTTGGTAATGGACCTAGATTTTCTGGTCAGAGAGGCTTTGGTAATACTGGTAGTTCGGGTCCTCCGTTATGTCGCCGTTGTAATTTCcgacatcatggggaatgtaggAGAAGCAGTGGTGCATGCTTTACATGTGGTCAGACAGGACATAGAGCTATGTATTGTCCCcagaatcagcagaggccccaGCAGCCTGTTATGCCAACATCAGCACCGACTCAACAGAACTTTAATTCAGGCAGTTATGGCCAGGgtggtcgtggtggtgcttatcactatcagggtgatgctgCTCCTTATGCTCCGGGACAGTATCACTATTCCCAGGATCCTTATTTTCAGAGTGGATATTCTCAGGATCAGGGAGGTTATACTTCATATCCGTCTATGCCAGCTAGcggatctcagtggtatcagGGGGGTCAGCCCCAACAGAGCGGAGTTGCTGCTAGTAGTACAGGGTCGTTTAGGCCGCCTGCCCAGGCAGGTCAAGGACGTACTCATCAGGGACGAGGTAACCAGAGTGGCAGAGGTCGTGGAGGACGACAGCCAGCTCAGGGACGCGTTAACCACATATCgttgcaagatgctcagaaccatccagacttgattatgg
- the LOC103420713 gene encoding uncharacterized protein isoform X1, whose product MPPRRDPRRAAEPNFPDITQLGAAMAQAFQANIRPPQRTPVETMYNLKLETFEGNEGYEGAEKWLDRIEQTFQVMQSQGNLPANRWVETTTWFLGREPAAWWINQSRHMTPERAAEWEVFKENFMKRFVPPEYIDRKKQEFTSLKQRNMSAHEYYRKFTDLSRYDSDLAGNQAEMLRRFKLGSKKKYRTFANALPCADYHEYFEILVRMEDSDNLPDSEDEEDKGNGQKKNEKGKGVSIPGPRQTQNFKKSGMSSSSSSGGFSATGPRRGGGRFGNGPRFSGQRGFGNTGSSGPPLCRRCNFRHHGECRRSSGACFTCGQTGHRAMYCPQNQQRPQQPVMPTSAPTQQNFNSGSYGQGGRGGAYHYQGDAAPYAPGQYHYSQDPYFQSGYSQDQGGYTSYPSMPASGSQWYQGGQPQQSGVAASSTGSFRPPAQAGQGRTHQGRGNQSGRGRGGRQPAQGRVNHISLQDAQNHPDLIMGGTFNEDEHIQGRQGGYDPATYQF is encoded by the exons atgccgcctcgtagagatccTCGCCGTGCTGCTGAGCCTAATTTCCCCGATATAACTCAGTTAGGGGCAGCAATGGCTCAAGCTTTTCAGGCTAATATCCGTCCTCCTCAGAGAACGCCCGTAGAGACGATGTATAATCTGAAATTGGAAACTTTTGAGGGAAATGAAGGTTATGAAGGGGCAGAAAAGTGGTTGGATCGAATTGAGCAGACCTTTCAAGTGATGCAAAGTCAGGGAAACCTGCCAGCTAATAGATGGGTGGAGACCACCACCTGGTTTTTGGGCCGTGAGCCAGCTGCGTGGTGGATAAATCAGTCGAGGCACATGACTCCTGAAAGGGCAGCCGAATGGGAGGTatttaaagaaaattttatgaagagatttgtTCCTCCGGAATATATAGATCGCAAGAAACAGGAATTCACCAGTCTGAAGCAGAGAAATATGTCTGCACATGAGTACTACAGGAAGTTTACTGATTTATCCCGTTATGATTCTGATTTAGCGGGTAATCAAGCAGAAATGCTTCGTCGTTTCAAGCTAGGATCTAAGAAGAAGTACAGAACGTTTGCCAATGCACTTCCCTGTGCCGATTATCATGAGTATTTTGAGATTCTGGTCAGGATGGAAGACTCTGATAATCTTCCGGACAGTGAGGATGAAGAGGATAAGGGTAATGgtcagaagaaaaatgagaaaggtAAAGGTGTTTCCATTCCAGGACCTCGTCAGACgcagaatttcaagaaaagtggaaTGAGTTCGAGTTCTTCCAGTGGTGGATTTAGTGCCACAGGTCCGAGGAGAGGAGGTGGTAGGTTTGGTAATGGACCTAGATTTTCTGGTCAGAGAGGCTTTGGTAATACTGGTAGTTCGGGTCCTCCGTTATGTCGCCGTTGTAATTTCcgacatcatggggaatgtaggAGAAGCAGTGGTGCATGCTTTACATGTGGTCAGACAGGACATAGAGCTATGTATTGTCCCcagaatcagcagaggccccaGCAGCCTGTTATGCCAACATCAGCACCGACTCAACAGAACTTTAATTCAGGCAGTTATGGCCAGGgtggtcgtggtggtgcttatcactatcagggtgatgctgCTCCTTATGCTCCGGGACAGTATCACTATTCCCAGGATCCTTATTTTCAGAGTGGATATTCTCAGGATCAGGGAGGTTATACTTCATATCCGTCTATGCCAGCTAGcggatctcagtggtatcagGGGGGTCAGCCCCAACAGAGCGGAGTTGCTGCTAGTAGTACAGGGTCGTTTAGGCCGCCTGCCCAGGCAGGTCAAGGACGTACTCATCAGGGACGAGGTAACCAGAGTGGCAGAGGTCGTGGAGGACGACAGCCAGCTCAGGGACGCGTTAACCACATATCgttgcaagatgctcagaaccatccagacttgattatgg gtggaacatttaacgaggacgagcacatccaggggcgtcaagggggttacgacccggcgacatacca